In Deltaproteobacteria bacterium, the following proteins share a genomic window:
- a CDS encoding phosphopantetheine-binding protein codes for MREDIFERVKKVLALSLPDEINPRQIRDDQPLIELGVGIDSVARLELLVALEEEFRVKLDESEITPEFFETVKSMSEHIHNCMNL; via the coding sequence ATGCGTGAAGATATTTTTGAGAGAGTAAAAAAGGTTCTGGCTTTAAGTCTGCCGGATGAAATAAACCCCCGGCAAATAAGGGATGACCAGCCGCTTATCGAACTCGGTGTGGGTATAGATTCCGTAGCCAGGCTGGAGCTTTTAGTAGCGCTTGAGGAGGAATTCCGTGTGAAGCTGGATGAGAGTGAAATAACGCCCGAGTTTTTTGAAACGGTGAAAAGTATGTCGGAACATATACACAATTGTATGAATTTATAA
- the argC gene encoding N-acetyl-gamma-glutamyl-phosphate reductase, protein MKIRVGVLGATGYTGAALLGLLINHPGVSVVWLTSEKFAGRKIQEVFPHLRNFLDTECRSVARLKELEKVDLAFSCLPQGTSMHFASKMLDSGARVIDFSADFRFSRIDVYEGLFKTRHKFRAILKEAVYGLPELFKEEIRGARIVANPGCYSTGVILGTAPLVKNGLIKQNTLIADAKSGDSGGGRAPTLEHHFPEINENSRVNSAASANQRPEMEEVLSGYSDSDYEVTFLPHIIPVNRGILTTIYARLNRKADPDYIYGLYNDFFRGEPFIRLYGRGRFPELKHVSHSNLCGIGLGFREDVFISIVALDNLLKGAAGQAVQNMNIMFDFPETESLNITSLYP, encoded by the coding sequence GTGAAGATAAGAGTCGGTGTTCTCGGAGCCACAGGTTATACGGGCGCTGCGCTCTTGGGGCTTTTGATAAATCACCCTGGAGTAAGTGTAGTCTGGCTTACATCCGAGAAATTTGCCGGGCGCAAAATTCAGGAGGTTTTCCCGCATCTCCGCAATTTCCTGGATACAGAATGCAGGAGTGTCGCAAGGTTAAAAGAGCTTGAGAAGGTTGATTTGGCATTCTCATGTCTTCCTCAGGGAACATCCATGCACTTTGCTTCAAAGATGCTCGATTCCGGGGCGCGGGTAATAGATTTCAGCGCCGATTTCAGATTCAGCCGGATTGACGTATACGAAGGTCTCTTTAAGACCAGGCATAAATTTAGAGCGATTTTAAAAGAGGCCGTGTACGGACTTCCGGAATTATTCAAAGAGGAGATCAGAGGCGCCCGCATTGTCGCGAACCCCGGGTGTTATTCAACCGGAGTTATATTGGGAACGGCGCCCCTTGTAAAAAATGGGTTAATAAAACAGAATACCTTAATTGCCGATGCAAAATCTGGTGATTCAGGCGGCGGACGCGCCCCCACCCTTGAGCATCATTTCCCCGAAATAAACGAAAATTCACGTGTAAATTCAGCCGCTTCCGCCAATCAAAGGCCTGAGATGGAAGAAGTTCTCTCCGGTTATTCCGATTCGGACTATGAGGTAACGTTTCTCCCGCACATAATTCCGGTTAACCGTGGCATCCTGACAACTATCTATGCGCGGTTAAATAGAAAAGCCGATCCGGACTATATCTACGGACTTTATAACGATTTTTTCCGGGGCGAGCCGTTTATCAGGCTATACGGGAGGGGCAGGTTTCCGGAACTCAAACACGTAAGCCATTCGAATCTTTGCGGCATAGGCCTGGGGTTCCGGGAGGATGTTTTTATTTCCATAGTCGCCCTGGACAACCTTCTAAAAGGAGCAGCGGGCCAGGCCGTACAGAATATGAACATAATGTTCGATTTCCCTGAAACCGAGTCGCTGAATATTACGAGCCTTTATCCGTAA
- a CDS encoding zinc-dependent dehydrogenase, translated as MPEVSKARSSNMRVAMYYNNRDVRLEEIPVPVIGPGEILIRVQASGICGSDLMEWYRLPKAPLVLGHEIAGEVVEVGEGVLEFKPGDRVMATHHVPCNTCHHCLRGNHSSCGTLRTTHFDPGGFSEYIRIPAINVDRGVLKLPDEVSYDEASFVEPLGCVLRGQRLAGFQITDSVLVMGSGITGLLHIQLARAQGAGRIIATDVSDYRLSAAARFGADYAVKAGEDVASFTREVNDGRLADFVIVCTGAKSAIEESFGLVEPGGTILFFAPSGPGASISIPFNEFWWSGIKTVSSYAASPSDLALALELIRAGRVNVRDMVTHRLPLSDTLKGFRMVEEARDSIKIIIQPHL; from the coding sequence ATGCCTGAAGTTTCCAAAGCGCGGAGTTCCAATATGCGTGTAGCCATGTACTACAACAACAGGGACGTGCGGCTTGAGGAGATTCCCGTTCCCGTAATAGGGCCCGGTGAGATACTCATACGGGTGCAAGCGAGCGGTATCTGCGGAAGCGATCTGATGGAATGGTACCGGCTTCCCAAGGCGCCTCTGGTTCTTGGGCACGAGATCGCGGGTGAAGTGGTGGAGGTGGGAGAGGGGGTTCTAGAATTCAAGCCCGGTGACCGGGTCATGGCGACGCATCATGTCCCATGCAATACCTGCCACCATTGCCTGAGAGGGAATCATTCCTCTTGTGGTACCTTAAGAACTACGCATTTCGATCCGGGAGGCTTTTCGGAATATATTCGTATACCCGCAATCAATGTCGATCGGGGAGTGCTTAAGCTTCCGGATGAGGTTTCATACGATGAGGCTTCTTTTGTAGAGCCGCTCGGTTGTGTTCTCCGGGGGCAGCGTCTTGCGGGATTTCAGATCACTGACAGCGTGCTCGTTATGGGTAGCGGTATTACCGGGCTTCTTCACATACAGCTCGCTCGCGCGCAGGGGGCGGGACGGATCATAGCCACCGACGTCAGCGATTATAGATTAAGCGCGGCCGCGCGCTTCGGCGCTGATTACGCGGTTAAGGCAGGGGAAGATGTAGCTTCATTCACAAGGGAGGTTAATGACGGCCGCCTTGCGGACTTTGTTATTGTCTGCACAGGCGCGAAATCAGCAATCGAGGAGTCTTTCGGTCTTGTGGAGCCCGGCGGAACTATTCTTTTCTTTGCGCCTTCAGGGCCGGGTGCCTCTATTTCCATACCTTTTAACGAATTCTGGTGGTCGGGAATTAAGACAGTCAGTTCCTACGCGGCTTCCCCTTCGGATCTCGCACTCGCTCTCGAGCTTATCAGAGCGGGCCGGGTAAACGTAAGGGATATGGTTACACACAGGCTTCCCCTTTCCGACACGCTTAAAGGCTTCCGTATGGTCGAGGAGGCGCGGGATTCCATTAAAATTATTATCCAGCCTCATCTCTGA
- a CDS encoding phage holin family protein: MKTLLIQWIVSAASLLIVAHIIPGFVVKGIGTALIAAIIIGLINATIGLFLKIITLPLSILTFGIFLLIINALMLMLASSIVSGFQVEGFWTAFFGAVVLALVSMVLRHLLVD, translated from the coding sequence ATGAAAACTCTTTTAATTCAGTGGATCGTAAGCGCCGCAAGCCTGCTCATAGTCGCGCATATAATTCCGGGATTCGTGGTAAAAGGGATCGGAACAGCTCTGATCGCGGCTATAATTATAGGCTTGATAAACGCCACAATCGGACTCTTTCTTAAGATTATTACACTTCCGCTCTCCATATTAACATTCGGCATCTTCCTTCTGATTATAAACGCGCTCATGCTAATGCTGGCCTCTTCTATTGTTTCGGGTTTTCAGGTGGAGGGGTTCTGGACCGCCTTTTTCGGCGCGGTAGTGCTTGCTCTGGTTAGCATGGTCCTGCGCCATCTGTTAGTGGATTAA
- a CDS encoding class I adenylate-forming enzyme family protein, whose protein sequence is MSTVSELFQSSVDRFTGLTAAVEGDTRVTYGDLGRMARNFSSYLLSKGIEKGDRVAIFLPNSVEFVAAFFGAASIGAVSVPINSVFKEEELGFYIEHSSPRILVTEERLKPLAAKCCAMTDTAVRVVKGNNVDWEFSQKSPDYPVDAVISPEDEAIYLYSTGSTGKPKRVARTHYNLTALANNHTDTVGWTEKDRILFTIPISHTYGFGNFISAVKTGAEIVVLAEFNRHSVLDLLDRESITVFPAVPVILDVLAKTFLSEPKDLSSLNLVISAGAPLPKQIFYKFHERFSIYPRQLYGSTETGVISINMAQDIQNRFDSVGRPVRNVEVKLFNEDGVEVRQGETGEIAVKSPSMTTGYYGLPDETTKVFRDGYYFTGDIGRIDGDGFIYILGRKKFFINVGGHKVDPAEVENILSTHPKINESAVLGIKDKNGDERVKAVIVSDDIIESGDVIGFCMGKIAEYKIPQVIEFREKLPRSPTGKVLREKLK, encoded by the coding sequence ATGAGCACTGTATCCGAGCTGTTTCAATCGTCGGTTGATAGATTCACAGGTCTTACTGCGGCGGTCGAGGGCGATACGAGGGTTACGTACGGGGACCTGGGCCGAATGGCAAGGAATTTCTCATCCTACCTTTTATCAAAGGGCATAGAGAAGGGGGACCGGGTGGCAATATTCCTTCCAAATTCAGTTGAGTTTGTAGCCGCTTTTTTCGGCGCCGCCTCGATTGGCGCGGTTTCGGTTCCGATTAACAGCGTATTTAAAGAGGAAGAGCTCGGATTCTATATAGAGCACTCAAGCCCAAGGATTCTGGTCACGGAAGAAAGGCTCAAACCCCTGGCCGCAAAGTGCTGCGCTATGACGGATACCGCCGTTAGGGTAGTTAAAGGAAATAATGTCGACTGGGAGTTCTCACAAAAGAGTCCCGACTATCCCGTGGACGCGGTTATAAGTCCCGAAGACGAGGCCATTTATCTCTACTCCACCGGTTCGACCGGCAAGCCGAAAAGGGTCGCTCGTACTCACTACAATCTCACGGCTTTGGCGAACAATCACACTGATACCGTAGGGTGGACCGAGAAAGACAGGATATTATTCACAATCCCGATCTCCCATACTTATGGATTCGGAAATTTTATAAGCGCGGTCAAAACAGGGGCGGAGATTGTCGTTTTGGCTGAATTTAACCGGCACAGTGTGCTTGATCTACTGGATAGGGAATCAATTACAGTTTTCCCGGCGGTACCTGTGATACTCGATGTGCTGGCTAAAACATTTTTGTCCGAGCCCAAGGATCTCTCCTCCCTCAATCTCGTTATTTCGGCAGGGGCGCCCCTGCCGAAGCAGATTTTCTATAAATTCCACGAGAGGTTCTCCATATATCCGAGACAGCTCTACGGCTCTACCGAAACAGGAGTTATCTCGATTAATATGGCTCAGGATATACAGAACAGATTCGATTCCGTAGGAAGGCCTGTCAGAAATGTGGAGGTAAAGCTATTTAACGAGGATGGCGTGGAAGTCCGTCAGGGAGAAACAGGGGAGATAGCTGTAAAGAGTCCGTCTATGACTACAGGCTACTACGGGCTTCCCGATGAGACGACAAAGGTTTTCAGAGACGGTTACTACTTTACCGGGGATATAGGCAGGATCGACGGGGACGGGTTTATTTATATTCTCGGAAGAAAGAAATTTTTTATAAATGTCGGCGGGCATAAGGTCGATCCCGCGGAGGTTGAAAATATTCTGTCGACGCATCCGAAAATAAACGAGTCTGCAGTGTTAGGGATAAAGGATAAAAACGGGGATGAGCGGGTGAAGGCCGTTATAGTTTCAGATGATATTATTGAATCGGGGGATGTCATTGGTTTTTGCATGGGCAAGATAGCCGAGTACAAGATTCCGCAGGTTATAGAATTTCGCGAAAAGCTTCCCAGAAGCCCTACGGGCAAGGTTCTGAGGGAAAAGCTTAAATGA
- a CDS encoding alpha/beta hydrolase has protein sequence MIKHNYGKAKVNGIDIYYEIHGTGEPLLLVEGLGYSAWMWYKQIPELSERYQLIVFDNRGAGNTDKPDSEYTIEIMADDAAGLLRTLGVESAHVLGISLGGFIAQELALRHPDLVKSLVLVSTNSGSRRNTITKYSQLWNGYLKLWGFLPGIMETSGKASIPGKIEPYYGLPKEEKIRYGLMSAFTPEYYRNNPDEIDRIVEWRLSNPQPTYAWKRQFRAGVQFDSSERASLIKQPTLVINGSEDKIVTPESAKALSDTIPASRFVLFEESGHLLFIEQSDKFNSTVLGFLDEVSEKSPDDESEWWKKIKSFFKDKKRDGDRTKLN, from the coding sequence ATGATAAAACACAATTACGGTAAAGCCAAAGTTAACGGAATTGATATTTACTATGAAATTCACGGCACGGGCGAGCCGCTCTTACTTGTAGAGGGGCTCGGCTACTCCGCATGGATGTGGTACAAGCAGATACCGGAGCTTTCAGAACGCTACCAGTTAATAGTATTTGATAACAGGGGCGCCGGCAATACGGACAAGCCCGATTCAGAATATACAATCGAGATCATGGCGGACGACGCGGCCGGGCTTTTGAGGACGCTCGGGGTTGAATCCGCCCACGTGCTGGGTATATCTCTTGGAGGATTCATAGCCCAGGAGCTTGCGCTGAGACATCCGGATCTGGTCAAGAGCCTTGTACTGGTTTCGACAAACTCCGGTTCCCGGCGAAATACGATCACAAAGTATTCTCAGCTCTGGAACGGCTATTTGAAGCTCTGGGGGTTTCTACCGGGAATAATGGAGACGAGCGGAAAGGCAAGTATACCCGGAAAAATTGAGCCCTATTACGGCCTGCCGAAGGAAGAGAAAATCCGTTACGGGCTCATGTCGGCTTTCACGCCTGAATACTACAGGAATAACCCGGATGAGATCGACCGGATAGTTGAGTGGAGATTGAGCAATCCTCAGCCCACATACGCATGGAAGCGTCAATTCAGGGCCGGCGTGCAATTTGATTCGAGCGAGAGAGCATCTCTGATTAAGCAGCCGACACTCGTGATTAACGGTTCAGAAGATAAGATAGTCACACCTGAAAGCGCAAAAGCCCTTTCAGATACAATACCGGCCTCGAGATTTGTACTGTTTGAAGAGTCGGGACATCTTCTGTTTATAGAGCAGTCGGATAAATTCAACTCTACAGTGCTCGGGTTCCTGGACGAGGTAAGCGAAAAATCCCCGGATGATGAATCCGAATGGTGGAAGAAAATAAAATCGTTTTTTAAAGACAAGAAAAGAGACGGGGACAGGACTAAGCTGAACTAG
- a CDS encoding carboxymuconolactone decarboxylase family protein: MDKAVNRYEKGIEKFKEIKGDGAEGSIERLKSLNPDLEKLIMEFAFCDVYKRPSLDLRSREIATIASLATLGNAPQQLKVHVQAALNVGVKKEEIVEVILQMAIYAGFPAAINAMQAACEVFDEIDNKNKTISNGKSKKIELNKKSWHRYDKTQLR; this comes from the coding sequence ATGGATAAAGCCGTGAACAGATATGAAAAGGGTATTGAAAAGTTCAAGGAAATCAAGGGAGACGGCGCCGAGGGTTCAATAGAAAGGTTAAAATCTCTCAATCCCGACCTTGAGAAATTAATCATGGAATTCGCTTTCTGCGATGTGTACAAGAGGCCTTCTCTGGACTTAAGATCCAGAGAGATAGCCACAATCGCCTCCCTCGCTACATTGGGGAACGCGCCACAGCAGCTTAAGGTGCATGTGCAGGCGGCCCTGAACGTAGGGGTCAAGAAAGAAGAAATCGTAGAGGTGATTCTTCAAATGGCCATATATGCGGGGTTTCCGGCGGCCATTAACGCCATGCAGGCGGCATGCGAGGTTTTTGACGAAATAGATAATAAAAACAAAACAATTTCAAACGGCAAAAGCAAAAAAATCGAGTTGAACAAAAAAAGTTGGCATCGATATGATAAAACACAATTACGGTAA
- the lsrF gene encoding 3-hydroxy-5-phosphonooxypentane-2,4-dione thiolase → MRGVIDMDWGMKNRMARIINPQTGRAVMLAFDHGYFLGPTHRLEVPRDTITPLLPYADTIMLTRGVLRTSVDPESCANVVLRVSGGSSIVGPDLSDEGFTTSFKDAIRLNVAGVGISVFVGSEHERQTLLNLAELVDKGEEYGIPVLGITAVGKELEKRDARYLSLCCRICAELGTHIVKTYYCEDFEKVTTSCPAPIVIAGGPKLETEMDVLEITYNAIQQGAVGVDMGRNIWQNDYPVAIIRAIRSIVHENNKPKQAHELFLSIKEEESKKVASA, encoded by the coding sequence ATGAGAGGTGTAATTGATATGGACTGGGGCATGAAAAACCGTATGGCCAGAATTATTAACCCCCAAACCGGGAGAGCCGTTATGCTTGCGTTCGACCACGGATATTTCCTTGGCCCGACACACAGGCTTGAAGTCCCCCGGGACACGATCACGCCGTTATTGCCGTATGCAGATACGATAATGCTGACGAGAGGAGTGCTTAGGACGTCGGTTGATCCTGAATCCTGCGCAAATGTCGTGCTCAGAGTCTCGGGCGGATCCAGCATTGTGGGTCCTGATCTTAGCGACGAGGGGTTTACCACATCATTTAAAGACGCAATAAGGTTGAATGTAGCCGGCGTGGGTATATCGGTTTTCGTAGGAAGCGAGCATGAGCGTCAGACGCTTCTCAATCTTGCCGAGCTTGTCGATAAGGGAGAAGAATACGGCATTCCGGTGCTTGGTATAACCGCCGTGGGAAAAGAGCTTGAGAAAAGGGATGCGCGTTATCTGTCCCTTTGCTGCCGCATCTGCGCCGAGCTCGGAACGCACATCGTGAAAACCTACTACTGCGAAGATTTCGAGAAGGTTACAACGAGCTGCCCGGCTCCGATTGTAATTGCCGGGGGGCCGAAGCTCGAGACCGAAATGGATGTTCTGGAGATAACCTACAACGCCATACAGCAGGGCGCGGTCGGCGTCGATATGGGTAGGAATATCTGGCAGAACGATTACCCTGTGGCAATTATCAGGGCTATACGGTCTATAGTTCATGAAAATAATAAACCAAAGCAGGCTCATGAGCTTTTTCTTTCTATAAAAGAAGAAGAATCCAAAAAGGTGGCCAGCGCCTGA
- the polA gene encoding DNA polymerase I, with the protein MKKEVLYLIDGSSYIFRAYYAIRHLSTSKGFPTNAAYGFASMLFKFLKDYEPHYLGIVFDSKGDTFRNEIYPLYKANREAPPEDLVPQFERIYEIVDAFNIPQFRLEGYEADDLIGTIAWRYEKEGIEVVVVTGDKDFCQLVSDKVTLLDTMKNKETGLHDVMEKYGVLPERVTDVFALAGDSVDNIPGVKGIGEKTAVSLIKNFGSLENLLENLDEVTARQKKLIEEKKGDALMSKELVTIKTDVEIEMDLEKLRFEGFDKAKLRGIFEELEFKNLLRELGDSESADRETDDDDPVSYDNYSLILNEEDLNRVIRRMEDTGEVSLDLETTSRDPMIAEIVGIALCPAPHEAYYIPVAHRSLADSSTPQLELRFTLDRLKPSIENEGLHKIGQNLKYEIVVLERYGIRLGGISFDTMLAAHMLDSSRNSYSLDELSRLYLGHQMISYKDVTGTGKSKITFDEVELEAARDYACEDADAAMLLGKELAPQLEENGVSDVFRDTALKFIEVLARIEMNGVKVDAAKLRELSKEFESGLADIEKEIYTEIGYEFNLNSPIQLRDVLFNTLDLPQKKLTKTGEPSTDVEVLTDLGKFHSVPEKVLEHRTLSKLKSTYVDSLPKLINPNTGRIHTSFNPVGSSTGRLSSSDPNLQNIPIKTAQGRRIREAFIPEEGFVLLSADYSQIELRLLAHFSGDENLVEAFQTGNDIHNRTASEIFGVTEDLVTPEMRRLSKNINFGIIYGISAFGLAKQLGTSVSIAKSYIDEYFKRYKRVKEYIERTISDALNKGYAETILGRRRPIPELKSGDRNRRGFGERAAMNTPIQGSAADIINIAMIRIHEKLTRGYESRMILQVHDELLFEVPEGELAQLAELVKKEMEGAWKLIVPIKADIGTGKNWAEAH; encoded by the coding sequence ATGAAAAAAGAGGTTTTGTATCTGATCGACGGTAGCTCCTATATTTTCAGGGCCTATTACGCAATCAGGCATCTCAGCACATCTAAAGGATTTCCTACGAATGCGGCGTACGGCTTTGCCTCTATGCTATTCAAGTTCTTAAAAGATTATGAACCCCATTATCTCGGAATCGTATTCGATTCCAAGGGAGATACATTCAGGAACGAGATATATCCGCTCTACAAGGCCAACAGAGAGGCGCCTCCAGAAGACCTCGTCCCCCAGTTTGAGAGGATTTATGAAATAGTCGATGCGTTCAACATACCGCAGTTTCGGTTGGAAGGCTATGAAGCGGATGACCTCATCGGCACTATCGCCTGGAGGTATGAGAAAGAGGGGATTGAGGTCGTTGTGGTAACCGGCGACAAGGATTTCTGCCAGCTGGTCTCGGATAAGGTAACCCTGCTTGATACCATGAAGAACAAAGAAACCGGGCTTCATGATGTAATGGAGAAATACGGAGTACTTCCCGAGAGGGTTACGGATGTTTTCGCTCTGGCCGGGGACTCTGTAGACAACATCCCCGGCGTGAAGGGCATAGGAGAGAAAACCGCTGTGAGCCTGATCAAAAATTTCGGCTCGCTCGAAAATCTCCTGGAGAATCTTGACGAAGTCACGGCGAGACAAAAAAAGCTGATTGAGGAAAAAAAGGGCGATGCTCTTATGAGTAAGGAGCTCGTTACGATTAAAACCGATGTGGAAATTGAGATGGATCTTGAGAAATTGAGATTCGAGGGGTTCGATAAGGCAAAACTGAGGGGGATATTCGAGGAGCTGGAGTTCAAAAACCTCCTTCGTGAGCTTGGCGACTCGGAAAGCGCGGACAGGGAAACGGATGATGACGATCCGGTTTCCTATGATAACTATTCCCTTATTTTGAATGAAGAAGATTTGAATAGGGTGATCCGAAGAATGGAGGATACGGGGGAAGTCTCGTTAGACCTTGAAACGACATCCCGGGATCCCATGATTGCGGAGATTGTCGGCATCGCGCTTTGTCCCGCTCCCCATGAGGCTTATTACATCCCTGTCGCTCACAGGTCGCTTGCCGATTCTTCAACCCCTCAGCTTGAGCTGAGGTTTACGCTCGATAGGTTAAAACCCTCGATCGAGAACGAGGGGCTTCATAAGATAGGTCAAAACCTCAAATACGAAATTGTCGTGCTTGAGAGATACGGGATTAGGCTCGGAGGTATTTCGTTCGATACCATGCTTGCTGCCCACATGCTGGATTCATCCAGAAACAGCTACAGTCTGGATGAGCTGTCCAGGCTATACCTGGGGCACCAGATGATTTCATACAAGGATGTGACGGGTACGGGAAAATCGAAAATAACATTCGATGAGGTAGAGCTTGAGGCCGCGCGGGATTATGCCTGTGAAGATGCCGACGCGGCAATGCTGCTCGGTAAAGAGCTTGCTCCTCAATTGGAGGAGAACGGCGTTTCGGATGTGTTCAGGGATACTGCACTCAAGTTTATCGAGGTTCTGGCTCGTATCGAGATGAACGGTGTCAAGGTTGACGCGGCAAAACTCAGGGAATTGTCGAAGGAGTTCGAATCGGGACTTGCGGATATCGAAAAGGAGATATACACGGAGATCGGATACGAGTTTAATCTGAACTCACCTATTCAATTAAGAGATGTTTTGTTCAATACTCTCGATCTTCCACAGAAGAAGCTCACGAAAACAGGAGAGCCTTCGACAGATGTCGAGGTCCTCACAGACCTTGGTAAATTTCATTCAGTACCCGAGAAGGTGCTTGAGCACAGGACCCTTTCAAAGCTGAAATCCACCTACGTGGACTCTCTTCCCAAGCTTATAAATCCGAATACCGGCAGGATTCACACATCTTTTAACCCGGTCGGTTCTTCAACGGGCAGACTGAGCTCAAGCGACCCCAATCTTCAGAATATCCCGATCAAGACGGCACAGGGAAGGCGTATCAGGGAAGCTTTTATCCCCGAAGAGGGATTCGTGCTTCTTTCCGCCGATTACTCTCAGATCGAGCTCCGGCTGCTGGCTCATTTCTCCGGGGACGAGAACCTGGTCGAGGCCTTCCAGACGGGAAACGACATTCACAACAGGACGGCTTCTGAAATATTCGGCGTAACCGAAGACCTTGTAACCCCTGAGATGAGGAGACTCTCCAAAAACATTAACTTCGGAATAATATACGGCATAAGCGCCTTCGGCCTTGCGAAGCAATTGGGAACGTCGGTATCGATTGCCAAAAGCTATATCGATGAGTATTTCAAACGCTATAAGAGGGTCAAGGAATATATAGAAAGAACAATAAGCGACGCCCTGAATAAAGGGTACGCGGAGACCATTCTCGGAAGGAGACGCCCCATCCCCGAGCTTAAGTCCGGCGACAGGAACAGGAGGGGTTTTGGCGAGAGGGCTGCTATGAACACGCCTATACAGGGCTCGGCGGCCGACATAATAAATATCGCCATGATCAGGATTCACGAAAAGCTGACCCGCGGTTATGAGTCGAGAATGATACTCCAGGTCCATGACGAGCTGCTCTTTGAAGTTCCCGAGGGTGAGCTCGCGCAGCTTGCGGAATTGGTGAAAAAAGAGATGGAAGGGGCATGGAAGCTAATCGTCCCTATAAAAGCGGATATAGGAACCGGAAAAAACTGGGCTGAAGCACACTGA
- a CDS encoding transporter, with protein sequence MKVKNNNFLRAKNLFTNLFILMALSVCCSYDAYAQKWTSARPDGHAPIGVMGEHTHSAGEFMLSYRYMFMNMDGMRIGTNRVSNQRVLEDFMVTPTDMDMQMHMFGLMYAPTDFITLMGMIPYVKKSMNHLTRMGVRFKTESEGLGDIKLTGLIKIFDAHNQRVHLNAGISFPTGSIDKKDNTPAGPNQQLPYPMQLGSGTVDLLPGITYLGQHSMVSWGAQVSGTIRLGENDRDYSLGNRFDATAWGAWDWFNWVSTSARMDWQSWGNIDRADPALNPAMVPTADPDLQGGDRLDLLFGLNFYVPEGPALIKGQRLAVEFGFPVYQDLNGPQLETDWVLWLGWQYAWSFKKHSENDRGHH encoded by the coding sequence ATGAAAGTAAAAAATAATAATTTCTTAAGAGCTAAGAATTTATTTACTAATCTCTTTATCTTAATGGCATTATCGGTCTGCTGTTCATATGACGCATACGCCCAAAAGTGGACATCCGCCAGACCGGACGGTCACGCGCCCATAGGGGTAATGGGGGAACATACTCATAGCGCAGGAGAGTTCATGCTTTCCTACAGGTACATGTTCATGAACATGGACGGTATGAGAATCGGAACAAACAGGGTGAGCAATCAGCGCGTGCTGGAGGATTTTATGGTTACGCCGACTGACATGGATATGCAAATGCATATGTTCGGTCTTATGTATGCGCCTACTGATTTTATTACGCTCATGGGAATGATTCCCTATGTTAAAAAATCCATGAATCATTTGACCAGGATGGGGGTACGGTTTAAAACCGAATCCGAGGGGCTGGGAGATATAAAGCTCACCGGCTTGATAAAGATATTTGACGCACACAACCAGAGGGTGCATTTGAATGCCGGAATAAGCTTTCCCACCGGGTCGATCGACAAAAAAGACAACACACCCGCAGGGCCCAACCAGCAGCTTCCCTACCCTATGCAGCTTGGGTCAGGGACCGTGGATCTGCTGCCTGGAATCACTTATCTCGGTCAACACAGTATGGTATCATGGGGAGCGCAGGTGAGCGGGACTATAAGACTGGGCGAGAACGACAGGGATTACAGTCTTGGGAACAGATTTGACGCGACGGCCTGGGGAGCATGGGACTGGTTTAACTGGGTAAGCACGTCCGCCAGAATGGACTGGCAGTCCTGGGGAAATATAGACAGAGCAGACCCCGCTCTAAATCCCGCGATGGTTCCCACAGCGGACCCGGATTTACAGGGAGGGGACAGACTGGACCTGCTCTTCGGACTTAACTTTTATGTGCCAGAAGGCCCGGCGCTGATTAAAGGCCAGAGGCTCGCGGTTGAATTTGGCTTCCCCGTCTATCAGGACCTCAATGGCCCGCAGCTGGAGACTGATTGGGTGCTGTGGCTCGGATGGCAGTACGCATGGTCCTTCAAAAAACATAGTGAAAATGACCGCGGACATCATTAG